One Microlunatus soli genomic window carries:
- a CDS encoding MFS transporter encodes MSDRFELSERATKKVFKRLVPFLLLMYVIAFLDRSNVSFAQEEFEVDFGISAAAYALGAGLFFVGYAIFEIPSNLLLHRVGARWWLARIMVSWGIVSSLFVFVQGPVSFYILRLLLGITEAGFFPGVILYLTYWVPARHLSRARGYFYMGIALAGMIGNPLSGGLLELNGVANLRGIQWMFLVEGVLAIAVGVWSYFFLTDRPRNATWLPDDERTALADTVEQEDNTKAAGEGPQKVLLALANWRIWYFAALYFCIQIAVYGMTFFLPTQVTKITGQELGFAAALVTAIPWVFGLASVAFFPGLADRTRRHRTIGTVLLLVTAVGIFLSGLLSGTPVLAIAGLALAAIGFVAVQPIFWTLPTEYLTGYAAAAGIGLINSLGNLGGFLAPIMRSSFDDSVGGNAGLNALALGAVAAAALLALTTFFPKANDIETGAAETMVPRSR; translated from the coding sequence ATGTCCGATCGGTTCGAGCTCAGCGAACGCGCGACCAAGAAGGTGTTCAAACGCCTGGTCCCCTTCCTGTTGCTGATGTACGTGATCGCGTTCCTGGACCGCAGCAACGTGTCCTTCGCGCAGGAAGAGTTCGAGGTCGACTTCGGGATCAGTGCGGCGGCGTACGCGCTCGGTGCCGGCCTCTTCTTCGTCGGCTACGCGATCTTCGAGATCCCCAGCAACCTGCTGCTGCACCGGGTCGGTGCCCGCTGGTGGCTGGCCCGGATCATGGTCAGCTGGGGCATCGTGTCCAGCCTCTTCGTCTTCGTCCAGGGGCCGGTCAGCTTCTACATCCTGCGGTTGCTGCTCGGGATCACCGAGGCCGGCTTCTTCCCCGGCGTGATCCTCTACCTGACCTATTGGGTGCCGGCCCGACATCTGAGTCGAGCGCGTGGCTACTTCTACATGGGCATCGCGCTGGCCGGGATGATCGGCAATCCGCTGTCCGGTGGGCTGCTGGAACTGAACGGCGTGGCCAACCTGCGCGGTATCCAATGGATGTTCCTGGTCGAGGGTGTGCTGGCCATCGCGGTCGGAGTCTGGTCCTACTTCTTCCTCACCGACCGGCCGCGGAACGCGACCTGGCTGCCCGACGACGAGCGCACCGCGTTGGCCGACACGGTCGAGCAGGAGGACAACACCAAGGCCGCGGGCGAGGGGCCGCAGAAGGTGCTGCTGGCGTTGGCCAACTGGCGGATCTGGTATTTCGCCGCGCTCTACTTCTGTATCCAGATCGCGGTCTACGGGATGACCTTCTTCCTGCCCACCCAGGTGACCAAGATCACCGGGCAGGAACTCGGCTTCGCGGCGGCCCTGGTGACCGCGATCCCGTGGGTCTTCGGGCTGGCCTCGGTCGCCTTCTTCCCCGGTCTGGCCGACCGGACGCGGCGCCATCGCACCATCGGGACGGTGCTGCTGCTGGTCACCGCGGTAGGAATCTTCCTCTCCGGCCTGCTCAGCGGCACGCCGGTGTTGGCAATCGCCGGCCTGGCCCTGGCAGCGATCGGATTCGTCGCGGTGCAGCCGATCTTCTGGACGCTGCCGACGGAGTATCTGACCGGGTACGCCGCAGCCGCCGGGATCGGCTTGATCAACTCGTTGGGTAACCTCGGAGGGTTCCTGGCGCCGATCATGCGGAGTTCCTTCGACGACAGCGTCGGCGGCAACGCCGGCCTGAACGCCCTGGCATTGGGGGCGGTGGCCGCGGCAGCACTGCTGGCACTGACCACCTTCTTCCCGAAGGCCAACGACATCGAGACCGGGGCGGCTGAGACGATGGTCCCGCGCTCCCGCTGA
- the infC gene encoding translation initiation factor IF-3 translates to MVGPAGEQVGIVRIEDALRLAREAELDLVEVAPMARPPVAKLMDYGKFKYENAQKARESRRNQTNTVIKEMKLRPKIDAHDYETKKGHVVRFLKEGDKVKITIMFRGREQSRPELGYNLLQRLATDVEEWGFIESSPKQDGRNMLMVLGPHKNRSALKQAGTSAANANGDGAELAEEDRVKPTTRKKDALAAFDPDQI, encoded by the coding sequence CTGGTGGGACCCGCCGGCGAGCAGGTCGGGATCGTCCGGATCGAAGACGCCCTGCGGCTTGCCCGCGAGGCCGAACTCGATCTGGTCGAGGTCGCGCCGATGGCGCGCCCGCCCGTCGCCAAGCTCATGGACTACGGCAAGTTCAAGTACGAGAACGCCCAGAAGGCCCGTGAGTCCCGACGGAACCAGACCAACACCGTCATCAAGGAGATGAAGCTGCGTCCGAAGATCGACGCACACGACTACGAGACCAAGAAGGGTCACGTGGTCCGCTTCCTCAAGGAGGGCGACAAGGTCAAGATCACCATCATGTTCCGGGGGCGCGAGCAGTCCAGACCGGAGCTGGGGTACAACCTGTTGCAGCGGTTGGCCACCGACGTGGAGGAGTGGGGCTTCATCGAGTCCTCTCCCAAGCAGGACGGTCGCAACATGCTGATGGTGCTCGGCCCGCACAAGAACCGGTCCGCGTTGAAGCAGGCGGGCACGTCCGCCGCCAACGCCAACGGTGACGGGGCGGAGCTGGCCGAGGAGGATCGGGTCAAGCCGACCACCAGGAAGAAGGACGCGCTGGCCGCGTTCGATCCGGATCAGATCTGA
- the rpmI gene encoding 50S ribosomal protein L35, with amino-acid sequence MPKMKTHSGAKKRFRTTGSGKIVHRKAGKTHLNEHKPSKRLRRVDGIDTLEGGDAKKIKKLLRK; translated from the coding sequence ATGCCGAAGATGAAGACGCACTCCGGTGCGAAGAAGCGCTTCCGGACGACGGGCTCGGGCAAGATCGTGCACCGCAAGGCGGGCAAGACCCACCTGAACGAGCACAAGCCAAGCAAGCGACTGCGCCGCGTCGACGGTATCGACACCCTTGAGGGCGGCGACGCCAAGAAGATCAAGAAGCTGCTCCGCAAGTAG
- the rplT gene encoding 50S ribosomal protein L20 → MARVKRSVNAQKKRREVLEQASGYRGQRSRLYRKAKEQLAHSFTYSYRDRRARKGEFRKLWIQRINAAVRAEGMTYNRFIAGLRTAGVEVDRKILADLAVTDSAAFAALVKVAKENSNTAAAA, encoded by the coding sequence ATGGCACGCGTCAAGCGTTCCGTCAACGCGCAGAAGAAGCGTCGCGAGGTCCTCGAGCAGGCCTCCGGCTACCGGGGTCAGCGCTCCCGGCTGTACCGCAAGGCCAAGGAACAGCTCGCACACTCCTTCACCTACTCCTACCGCGACCGTCGTGCGCGCAAGGGCGAGTTCCGCAAGCTGTGGATCCAGCGGATCAACGCCGCCGTCCGCGCCGAGGGCATGACCTACAACCGGTTCATCGCCGGCCTGCGCACCGCCGGTGTCGAGGTCGACCGCAAGATCCTCGCTGATCTCGCCGTCACCGACTCCGCCGCGTTCGCCGCTCTGGTGAAGGTCGCCAAGGAGAACAGCAACACCGCAGCCGCGGCCTGA
- a CDS encoding TrmH family RNA methyltransferase yields the protein MSNHEPTALPPAGLPPASQGQLRSARRLLRRKERLARGRFLAEGPQAVREALAAGAAELILCTDRAAGRHPDLVDGRIDPSAPGVGVSEADLGSLTDSSTPQGIIAVCRTVDVDLVDAVPAEARLIVCCSEIRDPGNAGTVIRCADAAGADAVILSRASVDLYNPKTVRASTGSIFHLPIVVDVDLEQVLQQCRTAGMQILAAAGGGDADLDQLVRAGELAAPTVWLMGNEAHGLDQDHLALADRAVAVPIYGRAESLNLSTAAAVCLYASAFAQRT from the coding sequence TTGAGCAACCACGAGCCGACCGCGCTGCCACCCGCCGGACTACCACCGGCCAGTCAGGGGCAGCTGCGGTCGGCTCGTCGCTTGCTCCGCCGCAAGGAACGCCTTGCTCGTGGTCGATTCCTCGCCGAAGGACCGCAGGCCGTACGGGAGGCGCTGGCCGCCGGTGCGGCCGAATTGATCTTGTGCACCGACCGAGCCGCCGGTCGGCATCCGGATCTGGTCGACGGTCGGATCGATCCGTCGGCGCCGGGAGTCGGCGTCTCCGAAGCCGACCTCGGCTCACTCACCGATTCGTCAACGCCACAAGGGATCATCGCGGTCTGTCGGACCGTTGATGTCGACCTGGTCGATGCCGTGCCTGCCGAGGCCCGCCTGATCGTCTGCTGCTCCGAGATCCGCGACCCGGGCAATGCCGGCACCGTGATCCGCTGTGCCGACGCCGCCGGTGCAGACGCGGTGATCCTGTCCCGCGCCTCGGTCGATCTCTACAACCCCAAGACCGTACGCGCCAGCACCGGCAGCATCTTCCATCTGCCGATCGTCGTCGACGTCGACCTGGAGCAGGTGCTCCAGCAATGCCGTACGGCCGGGATGCAGATCCTCGCCGCTGCCGGCGGTGGTGACGCCGACCTCGATCAACTGGTTCGCGCCGGCGAGCTGGCCGCGCCGACGGTCTGGCTGATGGGCAACGAAGCCCACGGGCTGGATCAAGATCATCTTGCGCTGGCCGATCGTGCGGTCGCCGTCCCGATCTACGGCCGGGCCGAGAGCCTCAACCTCAGCACGGCCGCCGCCGTCTGCCTGTACGCCTCCGCCTTCGCCCAACGAACCTGA
- the pheS gene encoding phenylalanine--tRNA ligase subunit alpha, which translates to MSGPNKSYDPVQVASLSAENVDAMVAEALQAFTAATTVAELKQARIAHSGDRSPLALANREIGALPPEAKREVGKRMGQARGRVSQALKAREAEISAAELEQRLAAERVDVTLPTELVGHGAIHPITGLIDLMSDIFVAMGWEIAEGPELEAEWLNFDALNIPRDHPARTMQDTLFVDPPESNRVLRTHTSPVQARSLLDRELPVYVVCPGRVFRADEYDATHLPVFNQIEGMAVDKGITFGHLRGTLEHFARSLFGPDMVLRWRPSYFPFTEPSAEVDLQCFVCHGSSVGDPDNPCRTCKSEGWIEWGGCGVMNPRVLEACGVDSSIYSGFAFGMGVDRTLMFRNNLSDLRDTVQGDVRFSRSLVGGAR; encoded by the coding sequence ATGTCCGGGCCGAACAAGAGCTATGACCCCGTCCAGGTCGCGTCGTTGAGCGCGGAGAACGTCGACGCCATGGTGGCCGAGGCGTTGCAGGCGTTTACCGCGGCGACCACGGTCGCCGAGCTCAAGCAGGCCCGGATCGCCCACTCCGGCGATCGGTCGCCGTTGGCCCTGGCCAATCGGGAGATCGGAGCGTTGCCGCCGGAGGCCAAGCGTGAGGTCGGCAAGCGGATGGGGCAGGCCCGGGGCCGGGTCAGTCAGGCATTGAAGGCGCGCGAGGCGGAGATCTCCGCGGCCGAGCTGGAGCAGCGGCTGGCCGCCGAACGGGTCGACGTCACGCTGCCGACCGAGCTCGTCGGGCACGGGGCGATCCATCCGATCACCGGACTGATCGACCTGATGAGCGACATCTTCGTGGCGATGGGCTGGGAGATCGCCGAAGGTCCCGAGTTGGAAGCCGAGTGGCTCAACTTCGATGCGCTGAACATCCCGCGGGACCATCCTGCCCGGACCATGCAGGACACCCTGTTCGTCGATCCGCCGGAAAGCAACCGGGTGCTGCGGACGCACACCTCACCGGTTCAGGCCCGCTCACTGCTCGATCGTGAGTTGCCGGTCTACGTCGTCTGTCCGGGCCGGGTCTTCCGTGCCGACGAGTACGACGCCACCCACCTCCCGGTGTTCAACCAGATCGAGGGCATGGCCGTCGACAAGGGCATCACCTTCGGTCACCTGCGCGGGACGCTGGAGCACTTCGCCCGGTCGCTGTTCGGACCGGACATGGTGCTGCGTTGGCGACCGTCGTACTTCCCGTTCACCGAACCGTCGGCCGAGGTCGACCTGCAGTGCTTCGTCTGTCACGGCAGTTCGGTGGGGGACCCGGACAACCCGTGCCGGACCTGCAAGAGCGAGGGCTGGATCGAATGGGGAGGATGTGGCGTGATGAATCCGCGAGTGCTGGAGGCCTGCGGGGTGGACAGCTCGATCTACTCCGGCTTCGCCTTCGGGATGGGTGTGGATCGCACGCTGATGTTCCGCAACAACCTCTCCGACCTGCGCGACACCGTGCAGGGTGACGTCCGGTTCAGCCGCTCCCTGGTCGGAGGTGCACGATGA
- the pheT gene encoding phenylalanine--tRNA ligase subunit beta, translating into MRVPLSWLRSYAAVPETVTAQEISDALIRVGLEVETVDQTGADVTGPLVIGQVEEFQEEKHSNGKTVRWCRVDVGEHNAGGKPTDFSRPGRGIICGASNFAVGDLVVVALPGAVLPGGFEIASRKTYGHFSDGMICSARELGVGDDHAGIMVLTPDTQGPELVEGPGIIRHRPPAPLTVGADAAPAIYLRDDVLDIAVTPDRGYCWSVRGIAREAALALDVDFTDPVSKIPDLVEGSAVRSAGYPVTINSDGCSIFVALTITDLDPTAPSPRWMQRRLHQAGMRSISLAVDITNYVMLESGQPLHAYDAAKLSGPIVVRNAQPGEKLITLDDVTRDLDPADLLITDDRGPIGLAGVMGGADTEVDDRTDTVVIEAANFEAVGIARTSRRHKLISEASRRFERGADPAATYSAAHRAAQLLVALGHGRLSSEETVAGAVPAAPQVGIDDQLPARIMGAPIDHGTVVDHLQRVGVAVADDGERLTLTPPSWRPDLTDPYDFVEEVGRIYGYQRVEPVVPSPPPGRGLSRRQRLRRWIGSALADTGHVEVLTFPFMAPTVLDQLGVPTDDVRRRLLRLANPLSEEQAALRSTLLPELFAAVNRNTSRSIDDLALYEIGSVFLAPQGSGVAPRVGVEHRPTDDELAAMDAAIGDQPRMLGAVLTGHARPNGWTGRAEPVSWRHAVAVAEIAARAVGATIRIEQAEHAPWHPGRCAAVVVVGPDGTGTSIGYAGELHPTVIDDLRLPKNTVAVEVDLDALIAAAPEIGRVADISTHPVVKQDLALIVADSVPSAAVEQALRAGAGALLEEVRLFDIYTGDQLGDGRKSLAYALRFRAPDRTLTDAEVAEVRQAAVDAAAAATGAEQRVI; encoded by the coding sequence ATGAGGGTTCCGCTGAGCTGGTTGCGGAGCTATGCCGCAGTCCCGGAGACTGTCACCGCGCAGGAGATCTCCGACGCCCTGATCCGGGTCGGCCTGGAGGTCGAGACCGTCGACCAGACCGGCGCCGACGTCACCGGGCCACTGGTGATCGGCCAGGTCGAGGAGTTCCAGGAGGAGAAGCACTCCAACGGCAAGACCGTCCGCTGGTGTCGGGTCGACGTCGGCGAGCACAACGCGGGCGGCAAGCCGACCGACTTCTCTCGTCCCGGCCGCGGCATCATCTGCGGCGCCAGCAACTTCGCCGTCGGCGACCTGGTGGTCGTCGCCCTCCCCGGAGCGGTGCTGCCCGGCGGCTTCGAGATCGCCTCCCGCAAGACCTACGGTCACTTCAGTGACGGGATGATCTGCTCGGCACGCGAACTCGGCGTCGGTGACGATCATGCCGGCATCATGGTGCTCACCCCGGACACCCAGGGCCCTGAGCTCGTCGAAGGGCCGGGAATCATCCGGCACCGACCACCAGCCCCACTGACCGTCGGAGCGGATGCCGCCCCGGCGATCTACCTCCGCGACGACGTCCTGGACATCGCCGTCACCCCGGACCGCGGCTACTGCTGGTCGGTCCGCGGCATCGCTCGCGAGGCCGCCCTCGCGCTGGACGTCGACTTCACCGACCCTGTCTCGAAGATCCCTGATCTTGTCGAAGGGTCCGCGGTTCGATCGGCGGGCTACCCGGTCACGATCAACTCCGACGGCTGTTCGATCTTCGTCGCGCTGACGATCACCGATCTCGACCCGACCGCGCCCAGTCCGCGCTGGATGCAGCGCCGTCTGCATCAAGCCGGGATGCGGTCGATCTCGCTGGCGGTAGACATCACCAACTACGTGATGTTGGAGTCGGGGCAGCCGTTGCACGCCTACGACGCGGCCAAGCTGTCGGGACCGATCGTGGTCCGGAATGCGCAGCCGGGGGAGAAGTTGATCACGCTCGACGACGTGACCCGTGATCTTGATCCGGCGGACCTGTTGATCACCGACGACCGCGGACCGATCGGCCTCGCCGGAGTGATGGGTGGTGCGGACACCGAGGTCGACGACAGGACCGATACGGTGGTGATCGAGGCGGCGAACTTCGAGGCCGTCGGGATCGCTCGGACCTCTCGCCGACACAAGTTGATCTCCGAGGCGTCCCGCCGGTTCGAGCGTGGTGCAGACCCGGCAGCCACCTACTCTGCGGCGCATCGCGCAGCGCAGTTGCTGGTCGCGTTGGGGCACGGCCGGCTCAGCTCCGAGGAGACCGTGGCCGGTGCCGTCCCCGCGGCACCGCAGGTCGGCATCGATGATCAACTTCCGGCCCGGATCATGGGTGCCCCGATCGACCACGGCACCGTGGTCGACCATCTGCAGCGGGTCGGCGTGGCCGTCGCCGACGACGGCGAGCGGCTCACCCTGACGCCACCGAGCTGGCGGCCCGACCTGACCGACCCGTACGACTTCGTCGAGGAGGTCGGCCGGATCTACGGCTACCAGCGGGTCGAGCCCGTCGTTCCGAGCCCGCCGCCGGGCCGCGGTCTCAGTCGACGGCAGCGACTTCGCCGATGGATCGGTTCCGCGCTGGCCGACACCGGCCATGTCGAGGTGCTGACCTTCCCGTTCATGGCGCCGACGGTCCTTGATCAACTCGGCGTCCCGACCGACGACGTACGCCGACGGCTGCTGCGGTTGGCCAACCCGCTGTCGGAGGAGCAGGCCGCGTTGCGCAGCACACTGCTGCCCGAACTGTTCGCCGCGGTCAACCGGAACACCAGTCGCAGCATCGACGATCTGGCGTTGTACGAGATCGGCTCGGTCTTCCTTGCGCCGCAGGGCTCCGGCGTCGCGCCGCGGGTCGGGGTCGAACATCGACCGACCGATGACGAGCTCGCAGCGATGGACGCCGCCATCGGCGATCAACCCCGGATGCTCGGGGCGGTGCTGACCGGGCACGCCCGCCCGAACGGCTGGACCGGACGGGCGGAACCGGTGAGCTGGCGGCACGCCGTCGCCGTCGCCGAGATCGCCGCACGTGCCGTCGGTGCGACGATCAGGATCGAGCAGGCCGAACACGCGCCCTGGCATCCCGGTCGATGTGCGGCGGTGGTCGTGGTCGGTCCGGACGGCACCGGGACGTCGATCGGTTACGCCGGCGAACTGCACCCGACCGTGATCGATGACCTCCGCCTGCCGAAGAACACGGTTGCGGTGGAAGTTGATCTTGATGCGCTGATCGCGGCGGCGCCGGAGATCGGCCGGGTCGCCGACATCTCGACCCATCCCGTGGTCAAGCAGGATCTCGCACTGATCGTCGCCGATTCGGTGCCGTCCGCTGCCGTCGAACAGGCCCTGCGTGCCGGAGCCGGAGCGCTACTGGAGGAGGTCCGGTTGTTCGACATCTACACCGGTGACCAACTGGGTGACGGCAGGAAATCGTTGGCCTATGCGCTGCGGTTCCGTGCGCCGGACCGGACCCTGACCGATGCGGAGGTCGCCGAGGTCCGGCAAGCCGCCGTCGATGCGGCCGCCGCGGCGACCGGAGCCGAACAGCGCGTGATCTGA
- a CDS encoding SDR family NAD(P)-dependent oxidoreductase: protein MTTATSFPDSPTVILTGAASPRGIGRATGYYLAERGWNVGIIDLDADAAAKVAEEIRAVHGVQTAGAGADVSQESQVRAAFDTLEAALPQLVALVNIAGVSSPDPYLEVTPQEWDRVITTNLNGVHYATRRAAESMVRNGVGRVVSLSSVSAQRGGGTYSKTAYSAAKAGVIGLSRSVARELGGQGITVNVISPGPIDTDIMGGTLTEERKQAMAADGVLPRIGTPRDIAAAIAYLISEDAGFVTGQTLNVDGGLYMH, encoded by the coding sequence ATGACTACTGCCACGTCCTTTCCCGACTCACCGACGGTCATCCTCACCGGCGCCGCCTCGCCCCGTGGCATCGGCCGAGCCACCGGGTACTACCTCGCCGAGCGCGGCTGGAATGTCGGCATCATCGACCTGGATGCCGACGCCGCCGCCAAGGTCGCCGAGGAGATCAGGGCCGTGCACGGCGTGCAGACCGCCGGAGCCGGTGCCGACGTCTCGCAGGAGAGCCAGGTCCGGGCGGCCTTCGACACCCTCGAGGCGGCACTTCCGCAGTTGGTCGCGCTGGTCAACATCGCCGGCGTCTCGTCACCCGATCCGTACCTCGAGGTGACGCCACAGGAATGGGACCGGGTGATCACGACCAATCTGAACGGCGTGCACTACGCCACCCGTCGGGCAGCGGAATCCATGGTGCGCAACGGTGTCGGCCGGGTCGTCAGCCTGTCCTCGGTATCGGCCCAGCGCGGCGGCGGCACGTACAGCAAGACCGCGTACTCCGCGGCCAAGGCCGGCGTGATCGGCCTGTCCCGGAGCGTGGCTCGTGAGCTCGGTGGCCAGGGCATCACGGTGAACGTGATCTCGCCGGGTCCGATCGACACCGACATCATGGGCGGGACGTTGACCGAGGAGCGCAAGCAGGCGATGGCTGCCGACGGCGTCCTGCCGCGGATCGGTACGCCTCGCGACATCGCCGCGGCGATCGCCTACCTGATCAGCGAGGACGCCGGCTTCGTCACCGGACAGACCCTGAACGTCGACGGTGGCCTCTACATGCACTGA
- a CDS encoding type IV toxin-antitoxin system AbiEi family antitoxin domain-containing protein produces MPAAKPPISLDDAQLPSDRPFTLAEARRHGVSSADLGKLIRSGGLHRLFRGVFAAQPIGSTIDRARALALAVGDSAVVTGRTAAWLYGVDLDQQTAGYSIGRRLCWNRSLHRYAPDDLRIIDGCCVTTPLRTACDLGRTESEYVALGALDALLRLGDFCHDQLRDQVPRFRGRSGVAQLRELVPLADARSDSLGASALRMHWIRAGLPDPELRLPILAEGGRRIEFDLADPAVRYAAVLEPDDDRPDGNRLGDDRLDHWTDRTEDGRIEDGRTEDGRTVGRWIPALQQGWFVDILGPREVASWGSARHRVAEGHRRASDRRRSKPDERVGWDEKPGWPVEPGWPDEPGSRDEPDWRVASGWYDRSRWSGAVRWSDADRDGSGAVGRGWCRDCGRRIEPREADREWASNHWL; encoded by the coding sequence ATGCCTGCTGCGAAACCCCCGATCTCGCTCGACGATGCCCAGCTGCCGTCCGATCGACCGTTCACGCTGGCCGAAGCGCGACGCCACGGAGTCAGCTCGGCCGACCTGGGCAAACTGATCCGGTCCGGTGGGCTGCATCGGCTGTTCCGTGGTGTGTTCGCCGCGCAGCCGATCGGCTCGACGATCGACCGTGCCCGTGCCCTCGCTCTAGCCGTCGGGGACTCGGCGGTCGTCACCGGACGTACCGCGGCCTGGCTGTACGGCGTCGACCTCGATCAACAGACCGCCGGCTATTCGATCGGGCGCCGACTCTGCTGGAATCGCTCCCTGCATCGCTATGCACCCGACGATCTCCGCATCATCGACGGCTGCTGCGTGACGACGCCACTGCGCACGGCGTGCGATCTCGGGCGGACCGAGTCCGAGTATGTGGCGCTCGGCGCCCTGGATGCGCTGTTGCGGCTGGGCGACTTCTGCCATGATCAACTCCGCGATCAGGTCCCCCGATTTCGTGGTCGTTCCGGCGTCGCGCAACTCAGAGAACTGGTGCCCCTCGCTGACGCCCGGTCCGACAGCCTCGGGGCCTCCGCGCTCCGGATGCATTGGATCCGGGCCGGCCTACCGGACCCCGAGCTGAGGCTGCCGATCCTCGCCGAGGGTGGACGGCGGATCGAGTTCGACCTTGCCGATCCGGCGGTGCGGTACGCGGCCGTTCTCGAGCCCGACGACGACCGACCCGATGGCAACCGGCTCGGCGATGACCGGCTCGATCACTGGACCGATCGGACCGAGGATGGGCGGATCGAGGATGGGCGGACCGAGGATGGGCGGACCGTCGGCCGCTGGATCCCTGCCCTGCAACAGGGCTGGTTCGTCGACATCCTCGGCCCCCGCGAGGTTGCGAGCTGGGGGAGCGCGCGGCATCGGGTCGCCGAGGGCCATCGCCGCGCGTCCGACCGCAGGAGGTCGAAGCCGGACGAACGGGTCGGGTGGGACGAGAAGCCGGGGTGGCCGGTCGAGCCGGGGTGGCCCGACGAGCCGGGGTCGCGAGACGAACCTGACTGGCGGGTCGCTTCCGGGTGGTACGACAGGAGCAGGTGGAGCGGGGCAGTGCGATGGAGCGACGCGGACCGGGACGGTTCGGGCGCCGTTGGTCGCGGTTGGTGCCGCGATTGTGGCCGCCGGATCGAGCCGCGGGAGGCCGATCGGGAGTGGGCGTCCAACCATTGGCTTTGA
- the argC gene encoding N-acetyl-gamma-glutamyl-phosphate reductase — protein sequence MTKYTAAVAGATGYAGGELLRLLLNHPQIEIGAVTAAKSAGSRLGEHHPHLVPLAQREVEPTDADHLAGHDIVFLALPHGASGAIAEQLGDDILVVDCAADHRLVDPAKWQQYYGSDHHGSWPYGLPELPGQREKLAGSKRIAVPGCNPTASTLALLPAVRAGLINTDDVVVALATAPSGAGKKLAVTYLAAEIMGSATPYQVGGIHRHTPEMEQNLAACGADDPKVSFTPMLVPMARGILATCTAKLSDPSIGAEDVYAAYQRSYAEEPFVHLLPQGVWPQTQATIGANTAHLQATVDPHTGRLVAIAAIDNLAKGTAGGAIQCTNIALGLEETLGLTTIGVAP from the coding sequence GTGACGAAGTACACAGCGGCGGTGGCCGGAGCCACCGGATATGCCGGCGGCGAGCTGCTCCGGCTGCTGCTCAACCACCCGCAGATCGAGATCGGTGCCGTGACGGCCGCCAAGAGTGCCGGCAGTCGACTCGGCGAACATCACCCGCACCTGGTGCCGCTGGCCCAGCGCGAGGTGGAGCCCACCGACGCCGATCACCTTGCCGGTCACGACATCGTCTTCCTGGCCCTGCCGCACGGCGCGTCCGGTGCAATAGCCGAACAACTCGGCGATGACATCCTGGTCGTCGACTGCGCTGCCGATCACCGGCTGGTCGATCCGGCCAAGTGGCAGCAGTACTACGGATCGGACCACCACGGCAGTTGGCCGTACGGCCTGCCTGAGCTGCCCGGACAGCGGGAGAAGCTCGCCGGCAGCAAGCGGATTGCCGTTCCCGGTTGCAATCCGACCGCCTCGACGCTTGCCCTGCTGCCGGCCGTCCGGGCCGGTCTGATCAACACCGACGACGTCGTCGTGGCCCTGGCAACCGCACCGTCCGGGGCCGGCAAGAAGCTCGCGGTCACCTATCTGGCTGCCGAGATCATGGGATCGGCGACGCCGTACCAGGTCGGTGGGATCCACCGGCACACGCCGGAGATGGAGCAGAATCTCGCCGCCTGTGGCGCCGACGACCCCAAGGTCTCGTTCACCCCGATGTTGGTGCCGATGGCTCGCGGCATCCTGGCCACCTGCACCGCCAAGTTGAGCGACCCGTCGATCGGCGCCGAGGACGTGTACGCGGCCTACCAGCGCAGCTACGCAGAGGAGCCGTTCGTGCACCTGCTGCCCCAGGGCGTGTGGCCGCAGACCCAGGCCACCATCGGCGCCAACACCGCCCATCTGCAGGCCACCGTCGACCCACACACCGGTCGGCTGGTGGCGATCGCCGCGATCGACAACCTGGCCAAGGGCACCGCCGGCGGTGCCATTCAATGTACGAACATCGCCCTCGGCCTGGAGGAGACTCTCGGCCTGACCACGATCGGAGTCGCACCGTGA